In Deferribacteraceae bacterium V6Fe1, one genomic interval encodes:
- a CDS encoding ATP-binding protein — protein sequence MLDFFNERFVLLLSSLDIQYKRYFFNKIDFNDKLIMILGARGVGKTTFLLQYLKEISLPLNKKLYISADSIEMSNLSLFELAKEFAAKGGKILAIDEIHKYPDFARQLKEIYDFLDIKVLISGLSALRLEHAKADLSRRAVRYKVNGLSFREFLELKTGKQLKSFSLEEIFENHVEIAYNILKSIKPLEYFKEYIQYGFYPFYFENPNTYYKKLEETINVVVESDLPLIYKIESKNIIKLKKLIKLICFSEPYELNLSKLAQKIEINRHTLYRYIEYLNSGNILTSLKPNVKGDAIFTKPEKIYLNNTNLNYCYCEERKIGTIRETFVVSQLKNFYNLNYPKKGDLLVNNQYLIEIGGKNKSYSQIGDNGYLLTDDIEVGHDRKIPLWLIGFIY from the coding sequence ATGTTAGATTTTTTTAATGAAAGATTTGTATTGCTACTCAGTAGCTTAGATATTCAGTATAAACGATATTTTTTTAATAAAATTGATTTCAACGACAAATTAATCATGATTTTAGGTGCAAGAGGGGTAGGTAAGACCACTTTTTTACTGCAATATTTAAAAGAAATTAGTCTTCCTTTAAATAAAAAGCTTTATATTTCCGCTGATTCTATAGAAATGAGTAATTTGTCGTTATTTGAACTGGCAAAGGAATTTGCAGCAAAAGGGGGTAAGATATTAGCTATTGATGAAATTCACAAATATCCTGATTTTGCAAGACAACTAAAAGAGATATATGATTTCCTTGATATAAAAGTTTTAATTTCAGGTTTGAGTGCTTTAAGGTTGGAGCATGCAAAGGCTGATTTGAGTAGACGTGCGGTACGATATAAAGTGAATGGCCTTTCATTTAGGGAGTTTTTAGAATTAAAAACAGGCAAACAGTTAAAAAGTTTTTCACTGGAAGAGATTTTTGAAAATCATGTAGAAATAGCTTACAATATCTTAAAGTCAATAAAGCCATTGGAGTATTTTAAAGAGTACATACAGTATGGATTTTATCCATTTTATTTTGAAAACCCGAATACTTATTACAAAAAATTGGAGGAAACGATAAACGTTGTAGTAGAGTCTGACCTACCTCTAATATATAAAATTGAATCAAAAAATATAATTAAGCTTAAAAAACTTATTAAATTGATCTGTTTCTCGGAACCTTATGAGCTTAACCTTTCAAAACTCGCTCAGAAAATTGAAATCAATAGGCATACTTTATATCGTTATATCGAATATTTAAACTCTGGCAATATCTTAACATCGTTAAAACCAAATGTGAAAGGTGATGCTATTTTTACTAAGCCTGAGAAAATATATTTGAATAATACAAACTTAAACTATTGTTATTGTGAGGAACGAAAAATTGGAACAATTAGAGAAACTTTTGTAGTTTCACAATTAAAGAATTTTTATAATTTAAACTATCCTAAAAAAGGTGATCTTTTGGTAAATAATCAATATTTAATTGAAATTGGTGGTAAAAATAAAAGTTATTCACAAATTGGCGATAACGGGTATCTCCTGACAGATGACATAGAAGTTGGACATGACAGAAAAATCCCATTATGGCTAATTGGGTTTATATATTAA